The Roseofilum capinflatum BLCC-M114 genome includes a window with the following:
- the grxD gene encoding Grx4 family monothiol glutaredoxin, with protein MTPELKANFDNVIQQNKIVVFMKGNKMMPQCGFSNNVVQILNHLAVPYETIDVLQNDQIRQGIKEYSNWPTIPQVYVNGEFIGGCDIMIELFQSGELAQMLEVALAS; from the coding sequence ATGACTCCAGAACTGAAAGCAAACTTTGATAATGTCATTCAACAGAACAAGATTGTTGTGTTTATGAAGGGCAATAAAATGATGCCCCAATGTGGATTTTCCAATAATGTGGTGCAGATCCTGAATCATCTGGCAGTTCCCTATGAAACCATAGATGTATTGCAAAACGATCAGATTCGCCAGGGGATTAAAGAGTATTCTAACTGGCCAACCATTCCCCAGGTTTATGTTAACGGGGAATTTATTGGCGGCTGTGACATTATGATTGAGTTATTCCAAAGTGGAGAACTGGCTCAGATGCTGGAAGTAGCTTTAGCCTCCTAG
- a CDS encoding DUF6761 family protein encodes MLQDTQTIRFYQKITDALVDLWNRGYRYDDLRMYLEGYLAALRHSNCIETYLVHRLEEEAYRYLRDRSNFEMPLPEPETKFY; translated from the coding sequence ATGCTTCAGGATACTCAAACCATTCGTTTTTACCAAAAAATTACTGATGCTCTTGTAGACCTCTGGAATCGAGGATACCGCTATGACGATTTGCGTATGTATTTAGAGGGCTATCTGGCGGCATTAAGACATTCTAACTGTATTGAAACCTATTTAGTCCATCGCCTGGAAGAAGAAGCCTATCGATATTTACGCGATCGATCCAATTTTGAAATGCCCTTACCGGAACCGGAGACCAAATTTTACTAG
- the rpmG gene encoding 50S ribosomal protein L33: protein MAKNKGVRITVTLECTECRSNLAKRSPGVSRYTTKKNRRNTTARLELKKFCPHCNSHTIHKEIK, encoded by the coding sequence ATGGCTAAGAATAAAGGTGTTCGCATCACTGTGACCCTAGAATGCACAGAGTGTCGGAGCAACCTGGCGAAGCGATCGCCGGGAGTCTCTCGGTATACGACCAAAAAGAATCGCCGGAATACCACGGCGCGGTTAGAGCTGAAAAAGTTCTGCCCCCACTGTAACTCCCATACCATTCACAAGGAAATTAAATAA
- the rpsR gene encoding 30S ribosomal protein S18 yields the protein MANYYKKRVSPIQPKEQIDYKDVDLLRKYITERGKILPRRITGLTCKQQRALTTAIKRARLLALLPFVNQEG from the coding sequence ATGGCAAATTACTACAAAAAACGGGTTTCCCCCATTCAACCCAAAGAGCAAATAGATTACAAAGATGTGGATTTACTCCGTAAATACATCACTGAAAGAGGTAAGATTCTACCCCGTCGTATTACAGGTTTAACCTGTAAGCAGCAACGTGCCCTAACCACAGCCATAAAGCGGGCAAGGCTTCTAGCCCTATTACCTTTTGTCAATCAAGAAGGTTAA
- a CDS encoding BolA family protein — MVRPAEVEAMIKAKLPDAQIQLKDMTGGGDHYEAIVVSREFEGKRPVQQHQLVYAAVQEAMASNAIHALGLKTYTPEQFETSQ; from the coding sequence ATGGTTCGTCCAGCCGAAGTGGAAGCAATGATTAAAGCCAAGCTTCCCGATGCCCAAATTCAACTTAAGGATATGACGGGAGGGGGCGATCACTATGAGGCGATCGTCGTCTCCCGTGAGTTTGAAGGCAAAAGACCGGTACAACAACATCAGTTGGTTTATGCGGCCGTTCAGGAAGCTATGGCTAGTAATGCTATTCATGCCTTGGGTTTAAAAACCTATACCCCAGAACAATTTGAAACTTCCCAGTAA
- a CDS encoding response regulator transcription factor, giving the protein MVSIGIQIIESNPHLRSLLGWHLQQAGYGVYQSADSASARHVYMVREPTLVVLDSSISGGQGLELCQWIYNQQKSWILMLSARDAETDVVAGLQAGADDYLTKPFGMQEFMARVQALIRRQQKLTPPAYLNYGDLKIDLVQRRVSLKGATIDLTPQEFSLLYALAQVGGQPLSRSQLLQRAWPDEIDNPRTVDTHVLSLRKKIEIDPRQPHVIQTVRKVGYRFNQDALAQQRRSPYPTRSPSLSAQYTLPMKQSD; this is encoded by the coding sequence GTGGTCTCGATCGGTATTCAGATTATAGAAAGTAACCCCCATCTGCGATCGCTTCTCGGTTGGCACTTACAGCAAGCTGGCTATGGTGTTTATCAATCCGCCGATAGTGCCAGCGCCCGCCATGTCTACATGGTACGAGAACCGACTTTAGTGGTTTTAGATAGTAGTATTTCTGGAGGACAAGGGTTAGAGCTTTGTCAGTGGATTTACAATCAACAGAAATCCTGGATTTTAATGCTCTCCGCTCGCGATGCGGAGACAGATGTCGTCGCTGGACTGCAAGCGGGTGCAGATGATTATCTGACCAAACCTTTCGGAATGCAGGAGTTTATGGCACGGGTGCAAGCCCTCATTCGCCGACAGCAAAAACTTACACCTCCGGCCTATCTGAACTATGGTGACCTGAAGATTGATTTGGTGCAACGGCGGGTTTCTCTTAAGGGAGCAACTATCGATTTAACTCCCCAAGAATTCAGTCTCCTTTATGCCCTCGCTCAAGTGGGAGGACAACCTCTCAGCCGCTCCCAGTTGCTGCAAAGAGCTTGGCCCGATGAGATTGATAACCCTCGGACGGTGGATACCCATGTCCTGTCGTTACGCAAGAAAATTGAGATCGATCCCCGCCAACCCCATGTGATTCAAACGGTGCGTAAGGTGGGTTATCGGTTTAATCAGGATGCCCTAGCCCAGCAGAGGCGATCGCCTTATCCCACTCGTTCCCCTTCTCTGTCTGCCCAGTATACGTTACCGATGAAACAATCGGATTAA
- a CDS encoding pentapeptide repeat-containing protein — protein sequence MELDLVNLRAGNLKHLAGVNLEDEDLQEAELSQANLAGANLVGTTLSYANLKGARLDGANLMGAKLIGADLRGNLLGSNLMQADLTQADLRGSNLRGANLMGAILTQASLAGAFLSGVNLMGVNLQGADLRGSDLRGANLNNANLKGVDLSYADLQGASLTQADLEEADLRGANLIGANLREAHLLCAELEGANLTGINWDGACLVGTSQNPG from the coding sequence ATGGAATTAGATCTGGTCAACCTTCGTGCTGGAAATCTCAAACACCTTGCAGGAGTAAACTTAGAAGATGAAGATCTCCAGGAGGCTGAACTCTCACAAGCCAACTTAGCAGGTGCTAACTTAGTAGGGACAACGCTCTCCTATGCTAATCTCAAAGGAGCAAGACTCGATGGAGCCAATCTGATGGGGGCCAAACTGATCGGGGCCGATCTTCGGGGTAATTTACTGGGATCGAACCTGATGCAAGCCGATCTCACTCAAGCTGACTTACGAGGCAGTAACCTGAGAGGGGCAAATTTGATGGGAGCAATCTTAACTCAAGCCTCTTTAGCAGGCGCTTTCTTGAGTGGAGTCAACCTGATGGGGGTTAACCTCCAAGGGGCAGATCTTCGAGGTAGCGACTTGCGAGGGGCGAACTTAAATAACGCTAACCTCAAAGGGGTCGATTTAAGCTATGCCGATCTTCAAGGAGCCAGTTTAACTCAAGCCGATCTAGAAGAAGCTGACTTACGCGGAGCTAATTTGATCGGAGCTAATTTGAGAGAAGCCCATTTACTCTGTGCAGAATTAGAGGGCGCAAATCTAACCGGAATCAATTGGGATGGTGCTTGTTTAGTGGGAACGAGCCAGAATCCTGGATAA
- a CDS encoding photosystem II high light acclimation radical SAM protein, with amino-acid sequence MHATSITGDRLLYVRLPCNPIFPIGVVYLADHIHKQFPSVEQQIFDLGTIPPLDYKQALDEAIDRFRPNLLIFSWRDIQIYAPVGGRSGNPLQNAFEFYYSLNPFIKLRGAFGGLRLATAYYGELWRNLSLIKRGLKRARQYNPHTRLVVGGGAVSVFYQQLGRSLPPGTVISVGEGETLLEKLLKDEDISNERCYVVGQSVPRDRLIHEPPTPLEKTACDYTYIEHIWPAFTYYLQDPDFYLGVQTKRGCPHNCCYCIYTVVEGKKVRINPADEVVNEMRQLYDRGVKNFWFTDAQFIPARKFIPDAIELLQKILDAGLTDIHWASYIRADNLTPELCDLMVKTGMNYFEIGITSGSQELVRKMRMGYNLRVVLENCRDLKAAGFNDLVSVNYSFNVIDETYDTIRQTIAYHRALEEIFGADKVEPAIFFIGLQPHTHLEQYAFDQGILKPDYDPMSMMPWTARKLLWNPEPLGSFFGQVCLAAWQRNPNDFGREVMQILEERLGRASLNEALSAPLTPKVESGKQLTGVGS; translated from the coding sequence ATGCACGCTACCTCCATTACTGGCGATCGCCTTCTGTACGTCCGCCTTCCCTGCAATCCCATCTTTCCCATCGGTGTCGTCTATCTGGCCGATCACATCCACAAGCAGTTCCCCTCAGTAGAACAACAGATCTTCGACCTGGGAACCATCCCCCCTCTAGACTATAAACAAGCCCTAGACGAGGCGATCGATCGGTTTCGCCCCAACTTACTGATCTTCTCCTGGCGAGATATTCAAATCTATGCCCCCGTAGGCGGAAGAAGCGGCAACCCCCTACAAAATGCCTTTGAATTTTACTACAGCCTCAATCCCTTCATTAAACTGCGAGGCGCTTTCGGTGGTTTGCGATTAGCCACCGCCTACTATGGGGAACTCTGGCGCAATCTCAGCCTGATTAAGCGCGGTTTAAAGCGAGCTAGACAGTATAACCCCCATACCCGCTTAGTCGTCGGAGGCGGCGCGGTGAGTGTCTTTTATCAACAACTCGGTCGCTCCCTTCCCCCAGGAACCGTTATTTCCGTTGGCGAAGGAGAAACCCTATTAGAGAAACTCTTAAAGGATGAAGACATCAGTAACGAGCGTTGTTATGTTGTGGGTCAGAGTGTACCCCGCGATCGCCTCATCCACGAACCCCCCACCCCCCTAGAAAAAACCGCCTGCGACTACACTTACATCGAACACATTTGGCCCGCCTTCACCTACTACCTGCAAGATCCAGACTTTTACCTCGGCGTACAAACCAAACGGGGTTGTCCCCATAACTGTTGCTACTGTATCTATACCGTTGTTGAAGGCAAAAAAGTCCGCATTAACCCCGCCGATGAAGTCGTCAACGAAATGCGCCAACTCTATGACCGGGGAGTGAAGAACTTCTGGTTTACCGATGCCCAATTTATTCCCGCTCGGAAATTCATCCCCGATGCGATCGAACTCTTGCAAAAAATCCTCGATGCTGGTTTAACCGACATTCACTGGGCTTCCTATATTCGTGCCGATAACCTCACCCCCGAACTATGCGATCTCATGGTCAAAACCGGCATGAACTACTTTGAAATCGGCATTACCAGTGGCTCCCAAGAATTAGTCCGCAAAATGCGAATGGGCTATAATCTGCGGGTGGTCTTAGAAAACTGTCGGGACTTAAAAGCAGCCGGATTTAACGATCTCGTATCCGTCAATTATTCCTTCAATGTGATTGACGAAACCTATGACACCATTCGACAAACGATCGCCTATCATCGCGCCCTAGAAGAAATTTTCGGAGCCGATAAAGTCGAACCCGCTATCTTTTTTATCGGGTTACAACCCCATACTCACCTGGAACAATATGCCTTTGACCAAGGCATACTCAAACCTGACTACGATCCCATGAGCATGATGCCCTGGACTGCTCGCAAATTACTCTGGAATCCAGAACCGTTAGGATCATTTTTTGGTCAAGTTTGTTTAGCCGCATGGCAACGCAATCCCAATGACTTTGGCCGGGAAGTGATGCAAATTTTAGAAGAACGGCTCGGTCGCGCCAGTCTCAATGAAGCCCTCAGCGCTCCCCTTACCCCTAAAGTAGAAAGCGGTAAGCAGTTAACCGGCGTTGGCTCTTAA
- a CDS encoding DUF1830 domain-containing protein yields MAQILDPLPPEQSYRILCCYVNATSKVQIARICNIQNWYFERVVFPGQRLVFESVPEALLEIHSGMMASAILSDKIPCDRLKLQELGTEEQGHILKESKVLPKVINTLTPTKSPVLTSID; encoded by the coding sequence ATGGCACAAATTCTCGATCCCCTACCCCCAGAGCAGTCTTATCGTATTCTTTGCTGCTATGTAAATGCCACCAGTAAAGTGCAAATTGCTCGGATCTGTAATATTCAAAATTGGTACTTTGAACGGGTGGTCTTTCCCGGACAGCGTTTAGTCTTTGAATCGGTTCCAGAAGCCCTATTGGAAATACACTCAGGGATGATGGCCAGCGCAATTTTATCGGATAAAATTCCTTGCGATCGCTTAAAACTCCAAGAGTTAGGCACAGAAGAGCAAGGTCATATCCTCAAAGAATCTAAAGTGCTACCTAAAGTGATCAACACTTTAACTCCCACTAAATCACCGGTTCTAACTTCTATTGATTAA
- a CDS encoding RDD family protein — MFSAPPDRYFPRAPLSRRTAAFAMDLTLIWLFCAIAGRSLFLPAFVFAWFTARIFVVLKNKGQSLGRYAFDLRVVDSTGRTPLFSDLLKREAILGVSSMLALGGLNALNPANAWSLLLMLPLGVDCGWAFAETNWRQAFHDQVGGTLMVQSRRGYSLDLKLKQIVAQLQKRMR, encoded by the coding sequence ATGTTCAGTGCGCCCCCCGATCGCTATTTTCCCAGAGCGCCTCTGTCGCGACGGACAGCGGCCTTTGCTATGGATTTAACGCTGATCTGGCTCTTTTGTGCGATCGCCGGTAGAAGTTTGTTTTTACCCGCTTTTGTCTTCGCTTGGTTTACCGCTCGCATCTTTGTGGTTCTCAAAAATAAGGGCCAAAGTCTGGGACGCTACGCCTTCGATCTGCGCGTGGTAGACTCAACGGGGCGCACCCCCTTGTTTTCTGACCTCTTGAAACGGGAAGCGATCCTGGGCGTTAGCTCGATGTTAGCTCTAGGAGGGTTGAATGCCCTCAATCCGGCCAATGCTTGGTCACTCCTGCTGATGTTACCCCTCGGAGTCGATTGTGGCTGGGCTTTTGCTGAAACCAACTGGCGACAAGCCTTTCATGACCAAGTGGGGGGGACATTGATGGTTCAAAGTCGTCGCGGGTATTCCTTAGATTTGAAATTGAAACAGATAGTTGCACAATTACAGAAACGTATGAGATAA
- a CDS encoding response regulator produces MQHIQFEPSEFTILVVEDNASNMRLLIELLLDEGYEVEAAVNGLEALYKAEQMHPDLILLDVMMPGINGYEVCEKLQGNPQTQGIPVIFVTAMAQVGDKIKAFELGAVDYITKPFNTKEVMVRLEKHLIRRSYYKYLEEKVNTLEQTLFACCPEGIESSSAPPSPWLEQLVHDIHQLKNTEEALLQREEPSKEQWQLALWSNNDGIWDWDVTRNQVFYSPKWKSMLGYAEDDISNHPDEWKQRIHPDDLAPIMTTLKEHLDGAVSEYVGEHRLRCKDGSYKWILGRGKAIWDEQDRLVRMVGSNTDISDLKEREQRLQEAKEVAERANQEKIDFLTRISHELQTPLNAILGLSQLLLKDLSCSTQLRPKDLEHLQTIHRSGKKMLTILNDIREFLP; encoded by the coding sequence ATGCAGCATATTCAGTTTGAGCCATCAGAATTTACCATCCTTGTGGTTGAAGACAATGCCAGCAACATGCGCTTGCTGATTGAACTCTTGCTTGATGAGGGTTATGAAGTCGAAGCTGCTGTGAATGGTCTGGAAGCTCTGTACAAAGCAGAACAGATGCACCCAGACTTGATTCTTCTTGATGTGATGATGCCAGGGATCAATGGCTATGAAGTGTGTGAAAAACTCCAGGGTAATCCTCAAACTCAGGGAATTCCAGTGATCTTTGTGACAGCAATGGCGCAAGTGGGGGATAAGATCAAAGCCTTTGAACTCGGAGCCGTTGACTATATTACTAAGCCATTCAACACCAAAGAAGTGATGGTTCGGCTGGAGAAGCATTTGATCCGGCGATCGTACTATAAATATTTAGAAGAAAAAGTAAACACTCTCGAACAAACCTTATTCGCCTGTTGTCCAGAGGGAATTGAGTCTTCATCAGCTCCTCCGAGTCCCTGGTTAGAACAATTAGTTCATGATATTCATCAACTGAAAAATACAGAAGAAGCTTTACTCCAACGTGAAGAACCCAGCAAAGAACAATGGCAACTAGCACTTTGGAGTAATAATGATGGCATTTGGGATTGGGATGTTACCCGGAACCAAGTGTTTTATTCTCCCAAATGGAAATCCATGCTCGGTTATGCCGAGGATGACATTTCTAATCATCCCGATGAATGGAAACAGCGAATTCACCCTGACGATCTGGCCCCGATCATGACTACGCTCAAAGAACATTTAGATGGGGCCGTTTCTGAATATGTTGGCGAGCATCGTTTGCGCTGTAAGGATGGCAGTTATAAATGGATTTTGGGGAGAGGAAAAGCGATCTGGGATGAACAAGACCGTTTGGTGAGAATGGTGGGATCGAATACGGATATTAGTGACTTGAAAGAACGGGAACAACGACTTCAGGAAGCGAAGGAAGTCGCGGAAAGAGCGAATCAGGAAAAAATCGATTTTTTGACGAGAATCAGCCATGAACTGCAAACACCATTGAATGCCATTTTGGGATTGAGTCAACTTCTGCTCAAAGATTTGAGCTGTTCTACACAATTGCGTCCTAAAGATTTAGAACATCTGCAAACTATTCATAGGAGTGGTAAAAAAATGTTAACAATTCTCAATGATATCCGGGAATTTCTCCCTTAG
- a CDS encoding S8 family serine peptidase, with translation MVNFFEQLRRFLGSEPSSPPDQSSAPVQAKSPIPESDIGLVLQRGGEQWLLEKAPDRLTVAVKSQTSPDDWHRDLPSLATRPISAHFSELTVDPQSLETAITSARSSQDVAFASHVYQIKDAPGTYTYLSNEITIQWSEPSDKPTRNGLIQQYGLREIKPVDTLPDTWVYQLTENSTENPIKIANRLMASPAVVAAEPNLIIPSQPMYRPTDGFYSQQWYLNHNGGNTLATGSHIDAERAWDMTRGDRSIVVAVADDAMDLNHPDFQGLGKIVAPKDFKGQDFIPQPEGLVENHGTSCAGVAIAEENGSGIVGVAPGCSLMPVRTTGFLDDNSIEQLFDWCVNRGAAVISCSWGPAAVNFPLSLRQNAALTKAATQGRQGKGCVIVFASGNANRPINDTVYEQGWPNNVISGNTRWLAGFPIHPNVIAVSACSSLSKKAIYSNWGKEIAVCAPSNNAPPGIWLQQTGFIQTPPAVTSATPGLGVFTTDRVGGAGYGTGDFTGTFGGTSSACPIVAGVAALVLSANPNLTAAQVKQILISNTDKITDLDPDPQFGFRKGTYDSSGHSEWFGYGKVNAYKAVSAAARSRPTPPTVSRWIQRQNYASVAIRDYDSRGISSSMYISESNALRDIQVTVDIDHSFLGDIQVSLIAPNNQTILLQNRTLARQTRLQHTYTSAQRPLLKRLVNLSVRGVWKLQVIDHALGNTGTLRGWVLTLGI, from the coding sequence ATGGTTAATTTTTTTGAGCAGTTGCGGCGCTTTCTGGGGAGTGAACCCAGTTCTCCCCCAGATCAGTCCTCCGCTCCCGTCCAGGCAAAATCTCCGATCCCAGAGTCAGACATCGGCTTGGTACTGCAACGGGGGGGCGAACAATGGCTTTTAGAAAAAGCCCCGGATCGGCTCACGGTGGCCGTCAAGTCCCAGACCTCTCCCGATGATTGGCACAGGGATCTGCCCTCCTTAGCCACTCGCCCCATTTCCGCCCATTTCTCCGAATTAACCGTCGATCCCCAAAGCTTAGAAACAGCCATTACCTCCGCTCGCAGTTCCCAAGATGTGGCCTTTGCCAGCCATGTCTATCAGATCAAAGATGCGCCGGGAACCTACACCTATTTGTCCAACGAGATCACCATTCAATGGTCAGAACCGAGCGATAAACCAACCCGCAACGGCCTGATTCAACAGTATGGCTTGCGGGAGATCAAACCCGTGGACACCCTTCCAGATACCTGGGTCTATCAACTGACGGAAAACTCGACCGAAAATCCGATTAAAATTGCTAACCGTCTGATGGCTTCTCCCGCCGTAGTTGCGGCTGAACCTAATTTAATTATCCCCAGCCAACCCATGTATCGCCCCACAGATGGGTTTTATAGTCAACAATGGTATCTCAATCATAATGGGGGCAATACTCTGGCCACCGGCTCTCACATCGATGCCGAACGAGCTTGGGATATGACTAGGGGCGATCGCTCCATTGTCGTCGCTGTCGCCGATGATGCCATGGATCTCAACCATCCCGACTTCCAAGGACTTGGCAAAATTGTCGCCCCCAAAGACTTCAAAGGCCAAGACTTTATCCCCCAACCCGAAGGACTGGTAGAAAACCATGGAACCTCCTGTGCCGGAGTTGCCATTGCCGAAGAAAACGGCTCCGGGATCGTCGGAGTCGCCCCCGGATGCTCCCTGATGCCCGTCCGCACCACCGGCTTCCTGGATGATAATTCCATCGAACAACTCTTTGATTGGTGTGTTAATCGCGGCGCTGCCGTCATTTCCTGTAGTTGGGGGCCAGCCGCCGTTAACTTTCCCCTCTCCCTGCGCCAAAATGCTGCCCTCACCAAAGCCGCCACCCAAGGCCGACAGGGGAAAGGCTGTGTGATTGTTTTTGCCTCTGGTAATGCCAACCGCCCCATCAACGACACGGTTTATGAGCAAGGCTGGCCCAATAATGTCATTTCTGGCAATACCCGATGGTTAGCCGGGTTTCCTATCCATCCCAATGTGATTGCTGTCTCTGCCTGTTCCAGTCTGAGCAAAAAAGCCATTTACAGCAACTGGGGGAAAGAAATCGCCGTTTGTGCCCCTTCCAATAATGCCCCTCCAGGGATTTGGCTGCAACAAACCGGCTTTATCCAAACCCCTCCGGCTGTCACCAGTGCCACCCCAGGGTTAGGGGTATTTACTACTGATCGAGTCGGGGGGGCAGGCTATGGAACCGGAGATTTTACCGGCACGTTTGGGGGAACCTCTAGTGCTTGTCCCATTGTGGCTGGAGTGGCGGCGCTTGTCTTATCGGCAAATCCTAATTTAACAGCCGCCCAGGTCAAGCAAATTTTAATCTCCAATACCGATAAAATTACGGATCTAGACCCCGATCCTCAGTTTGGCTTTCGTAAGGGCACTTATGATAGTAGCGGCCATTCTGAGTGGTTTGGCTATGGTAAAGTGAATGCCTATAAAGCAGTTTCGGCTGCTGCGCGATCGCGTCCTACTCCTCCCACTGTCAGTCGCTGGATTCAACGCCAAAATTATGCCAGCGTCGCCATTCGCGATTATGATAGTCGTGGCATTAGCAGCTCGATGTATATTTCTGAAAGCAATGCATTACGGGATATCCAAGTTACCGTCGATATCGATCACAGTTTCTTAGGCGATATTCAAGTGAGTCTAATTGCTCCCAATAATCAAACGATTTTGCTACAAAACCGGACATTAGCGAGACAAACCCGACTTCAGCATACCTATACCTCTGCCCAACGTCCCTTATTAAAAAGATTAGTTAATCTCTCGGTTCGCGGAGTTTGGAAGTTACAAGTCATTGACCATGCTTTAGGTAATACGGGCACATTAAGAGGTTGGGTATTGACATTAGGAATTTAA
- a CDS encoding DUF4079 domain-containing protein, with protein sequence MDLPSFLWLWKIAAWSMGLALFSYGLLAMTGTGIWWSRQNRQSLPEWWRSLHYLLGSILVFLVLLLLAIGIVGTLGHYGSLGHSSHLFAGLLVVALVLISATSATQISSQRPWARPLHLITNTILFIGFSWVSLTGWSVVQKYLP encoded by the coding sequence GTGGATCTTCCTTCATTTTTATGGCTCTGGAAAATAGCGGCTTGGTCAATGGGTCTGGCCCTATTTTCCTATGGCTTATTAGCCATGACAGGAACCGGAATCTGGTGGAGCCGACAAAATCGCCAATCCTTACCTGAGTGGTGGCGATCGCTCCACTATCTCCTCGGTTCAATTTTGGTGTTTCTGGTACTGTTACTGCTGGCGATCGGAATTGTAGGAACCCTAGGTCATTACGGTAGTCTGGGCCATTCCTCCCACCTATTTGCCGGTCTGTTAGTGGTGGCTTTAGTCCTCATTTCTGCCACCAGTGCCACCCAAATCAGTTCCCAAAGACCTTGGGCCCGGCCCCTCCATCTGATTACTAACACGATCCTGTTTATTGGGTTTAGCTGGGTTTCCCTTACCGGATGGAGTGTGGTACAAAAATATCTACCCTGA
- a CDS encoding DICT sensory domain-containing protein: MLTGSILQKLHTAHQNTQPLNFGVYYKNTLVALCHALEDFILQCDDRPLLIAAFQQGKWYEQEAERYRALAQQASEVAILATEDTGFTQHPTSQLPNVQLVGLQSNDPVCQEWHLIILSPNYTAMVLCQELSAADYGVKGCPDHDYERKFYGFWTFEPHLVKETVSLVAEHLHSYDRQLAQRLSDRLQNLTPKPPDADMLNAVVSSVVDYLQTCQNQLTPYASNSPLYQFQDLTDNLRSNKVQALLRMAQVTDQAELSNPNAATEVAALSEVMGQLLDLPVWQVKRLRLAALLHRLPSLQGIPESLDPYQSKRQQELQEKASELPKPSILRIMPQLQAIAHIISHQTEHWDGSGKPEGLSYDQIPIESRILSLIVTFENQIQDRQVEDSAIAALEYCQSLAGTQFDPKLVETLTLLVRGIQQGLQVSSMTPKIASGIWLLDEHQAPVSSLESL; the protein is encoded by the coding sequence ATGTTAACTGGCTCAATCCTGCAAAAACTGCATACAGCTCACCAAAATACCCAACCCCTTAACTTTGGGGTCTACTATAAAAATACGTTGGTTGCTCTGTGCCATGCCTTAGAAGATTTTATTCTGCAATGTGACGATCGCCCCCTGCTGATTGCAGCCTTCCAGCAGGGTAAATGGTATGAGCAAGAAGCAGAACGCTATCGAGCCTTAGCCCAGCAGGCCTCAGAAGTGGCGATCTTAGCGACGGAAGATACGGGATTTACCCAACATCCGACCAGTCAATTACCCAATGTGCAATTGGTCGGCTTACAAAGTAACGATCCGGTTTGTCAGGAATGGCACTTGATTATCCTTTCGCCCAATTATACGGCTATGGTTCTCTGTCAAGAATTATCTGCCGCCGACTATGGGGTGAAAGGATGTCCAGATCATGACTATGAACGGAAATTTTATGGGTTTTGGACGTTTGAACCCCACTTAGTCAAGGAAACAGTCAGCTTAGTAGCCGAGCATCTACACAGCTACGATCGCCAGTTAGCCCAACGGTTGAGCGATCGCCTACAGAACCTCACCCCTAAACCCCCAGATGCCGATATGCTCAATGCGGTGGTTTCCTCCGTTGTCGATTATCTGCAAACCTGCCAAAACCAACTCACTCCCTACGCCAGTAACTCTCCTTTATATCAGTTTCAAGACCTGACAGATAACTTGCGCTCGAATAAAGTTCAAGCCTTGTTGCGTATGGCTCAGGTGACAGATCAAGCGGAGTTGAGCAACCCTAATGCAGCGACGGAAGTGGCTGCCCTGTCAGAGGTGATGGGACAATTGCTGGATTTACCTGTCTGGCAAGTGAAACGCTTACGGTTAGCAGCGCTCTTGCATCGACTGCCGAGTTTACAAGGTATACCCGAAAGCCTCGATCCTTATCAAAGTAAACGGCAACAAGAACTTCAGGAGAAGGCCTCCGAGTTACCTAAGCCTTCAATTTTGCGGATAATGCCCCAACTTCAGGCGATCGCCCATATCATTAGCCATCAAACGGAACATTGGGATGGTTCGGGAAAACCGGAAGGTCTGAGCTACGATCAAATCCCGATTGAATCTCGGATTTTGAGTCTTATTGTCACCTTTGAAAACCAGATCCAGGATCGACAGGTGGAGGACTCGGCGATCGCCGCCCTAGAATACTGCCAATCCCTAGCGGGAACCCAATTCGATCCCAAATTAGTGGAAACATTAACGTTGTTAGTACGTGGAATCCAGCAAGGATTGCAGGTCTCCAGCATGACTCCTAAAATTGCGTCAGGCATTTGGTTACTGGATGAACATCAAGCCCCCGTTTCTTCCCTGGAATCACTCTAA